In one window of Branchiostoma floridae strain S238N-H82 chromosome 14, Bfl_VNyyK, whole genome shotgun sequence DNA:
- the LOC118431026 gene encoding receptor-interacting serine/threonine-protein kinase 1-like, producing MSRRQPPAHLPDQQPANDTNTENTQLLLRGAAGMRYRAGGTDSVDGRETTQSMSAPEDLFAMSLTLDHVGHICGEVGDLWRQLAREQLDFSEGNCDGFNHDYQLNGQREIVYQMLRAYVRREESQPPTVGDLCDALENVGLRHVAEKLFTFARNGSGQNPSS from the exons ATGTCTCGGCGCCAGCCGCCAGCCCACCTCCCCGACCAACAGCCGGCTAACGACACAAACACCGAGAACACACAGCTCTTACTCCGCGGAGCAGCAGGGATGAGGTACCGCGCCGGTGGTACGGACTCTGTGGATGGTAGAGAGACAACCCAATCCATGTCTGCACCCGAAG ATTTATTTGCGATGAGTTTGACACTGGATCATGTTGGCCATATCTGTGGTGAAGTTGGCGACCTTTGGAGACAGCTAGCCAGGGAACAGTTGGACTTCTCAGAGGGAAACTGTGACGGCTTCAACCATGACTATCAG CTCAACGGACAGAGGGAGATCGTGTATCAGATGTTGCGAGCCTATGTAAGGAGAGAGGAGTCTCAGCCCCCCACAGTTGGGGACCTTTGTGACGCATTGGAGAACGTCGGACTGCGTCATGTGGCAGAGAAGCTGTTTACTTTCGCGAGGAACGGATCCGGACAAAACCCTTCCTCTTGA
- the LOC118431083 gene encoding tumor necrosis factor receptor superfamily member 11B-like, with amino-acid sequence MISKASLILFVPAFVIGAESTSQDKRPEKWRHIDPLSGTILFCDWCEPGFYMNRVCTERTATECLPCPWDEYTEHYNREYECRRCSDCRREHEHVKIECSATNNRICQCDDGYYRLFEFCLLHKKCPIGHGVTKQGTPEKDTKCSRCKTGTFSSTISATEPCRSHTNCSVWDECVVRRGNRRMDNLCGTCVTNGTVANARGTNTPETVDNATIATGKRT; translated from the exons ATGATATCAAAAGCCTCCCTGATATTGTTTGTCCCG GCTTTTGTCATCGGTGCTGAGTCGACAAGTCAAGACAAGCGTCCCGAAAAATGGCGTCACATCGATCCGCTATCTGGCACCATTCTGTTCTGTGACTGGTGCGAGCCAGGTTTTTATATGAACAGGGTATGCACGGAACGGACTGCTACTGAGTGTCTACCCTGTCCATGGGACGAGTACACGGAACACTATAACCGAGAATATGAGTGTCGGCGTTGTTCGGACTGCCGCCGCGAACATGAACATGTTAAGATAGAATGTTCGGCTACAAACAACAGGATATGCCAATGTGACGATGGTTACTACAGACTGTTTGAGTTCTGCCTTCTTCACAAAAAGTGTCCAATCGGGCACGGCGTAACAAAGCAAG GCACACCGGAGAAGGACACGAAATGCAGCCGGTGTAAGACGGGTACGTTTTCCAGCACGATATCTGCCACGGAGCCGTGCAGAAGTCACACCAACTGTAGTGTGTGGGACGAGTGTGTGGTGCGCAGGGGAAACCGTAGGATGGACAACTTGTGCGGCACGTGTGTAACAAATGGAACAG TTGCCAACGCAAGGGGCACCAATACACCGGAAACTGTTGACAATGCGACAATCGCTACAGGTAAGCGAACATGA